TGCTACAAAAAATGTAATGGGTATAGGTAGGGTATGCCCCCTTTTTAAAACCGAAGATCAGTTTTCCAAACGAACTCAAATCTTCCATTACTTTAATATATCTCTTTCCTTAAGTGCTACAAACACTTTTGAAAAACGAACTTTAGCCTTGTTTCAAGAGAATTTCTTGTCGAGGAAAATCTTTGGTTTTTCTCAAACACTTCAAATCTATTCAGTAAAAATGGTTTTCTATAATCATCGACAGTGTTTACTATCACTTGTGATACGGTTCACCGTGATGTAACAAAGTGAGGTTTAAAATTGAATGGTTATATTAATTCTGAAAATTTTTCCTTTGTGATTAGGTTAATTTATGCGGATTTTTTAAAATAGTTTTTTTACAATATTACAATTTCTGTCGAACCGAATTGGGCAATACTTCGTTACCTTTAACGAAAGACCATTCGGGAAAAAAGGAGATGTAGTGAATGAAAAATCGTTTTACCTTTGTAACAATTATGTCATTAATTTCTATGTTTTTGTTTGGTGTGTCTGTACTTGCAGCAACTGATTTTACGCAATTCGGATTTGCTAAAGTTGTGGCTGAAAAGAAAATTGAAGCAGGTGAAGCTGCAAAAATTAGTCGTAGTGGGATAAAAATTGATATTCCAGAGGGGACATTTACGACTGATGTTATATTTCAAGTACTTGAGGGGGATAACGATCACTTCCAGGCTCATGCTCCTGCCGGAGAAACTGTTATCATGAATTTTGCCTTTAGAATATTAGATGCAAAGACAAATGAGATTATTGCCAAATTTAATAAACCAGTTATGTTTAGCTTTAAAGATAAGGATGTTAACCAAGGAAGCATTTACAATAATGTAAGTACGAACGGAAGTATTGTTCCAAATACAGTACCTGCTGTGATAGAAGGAAGGACATTGACACATCCTATTGGCGGTGCACCTGTTGGCTGGGTGATTACATCACCTACAAATAGCATCAAAAAATAATCCAAGACGATCATACTAAAAAAATGCCCATGACTCATTTTCGTGAATCATGGGTATTTCCGTTTATGAACCTAGCACCTTTTTTCCGCGAGGCTGGGTACCATTGGCATCTGGTTCGAGCGAAACTCCGATTGCCTCAATAGCTGGGTCATGTTCATTTAACACATAGGCCAGGAAGCCGTTTCCATTTTTATCAACATGGAATGTTCCCGCACTCTTTCGTTGTCCACCATGGATTAGCCATACCTGGTAAGCCTCAGAACCTTTAGTAGCGGAAAGGCCTTGAAGCTTAAAAACGATCTGTTTTTGATCACCATGCATGTAAACCAAAGCATTTCCTTTGGCTGAATCTACGTTTGGGTCGGCTGATTTTAATGAATAAACTTGAACCACATCAGTCGGGGACAATGTATTTTCTTTTACTTCCATCAACTCTTGCCTAAGCTGGAGATTATTCCAAATGACCCCTCCAAAAGATAAAAGAAAGGCAGCTGCTGCGACCCCATATAGGGATTTACGAATACGCCCGATAGGTTTAATCTGAGCCTTTTGGGTTTTCTCCATCTGATTGATAGTAAGAGAATTGTCGGCTTCAAAAATAAAATTCATCACTTCTTCCTTTAAATCTGACGGTACCTCCACATCATTCATTTTAAAAGGGATCAATTTCCACGCCTCCTGCATCTCTTGGACTTCCAAACGACATGACGAACAGTGTAAAAGGTGTTCCTCGAATAGAATCTTTTCTTCTTC
This Neobacillus sp. YX16 DNA region includes the following protein-coding sequences:
- a CDS encoding anti-sigma factor, with protein sequence MTIDYSCSFSNEIVSYLLGEITEEEKILFEEHLLHCSSCRLEVQEMQEAWKLIPFKMNDVEVPSDLKEEVMNFIFEADNSLTINQMEKTQKAQIKPIGRIRKSLYGVAAAAFLLSFGGVIWNNLQLRQELMEVKENTLSPTDVVQVYSLKSADPNVDSAKGNALVYMHGDQKQIVFKLQGLSATKGSEAYQVWLIHGGQRKSAGTFHVDKNGNGFLAYVLNEHDPAIEAIGVSLEPDANGTQPRGKKVLGS